One window from the genome of Diospyros lotus cultivar Yz01 chromosome 11, ASM1463336v1, whole genome shotgun sequence encodes:
- the LOC127813492 gene encoding kiwellin-1-like: protein MKKFISLGAALLIVLVLLVADCPEAEAQACRPSGKIRGKKPPPGECNKDNDSDCCVEGKLYTTYKCSPKVSGSTKSVLTLNGFQKGQDGGSPSECDNKYHSDDTPVVALSTGWYNRGSRCLQNITITANGRSVDAMVVDECDSTMGCDEDHDYQPPCDNNIVDASRAVWEALGIPHDNWGELDITWSDA from the coding sequence ATGAAGAAGTTCATCAGCTTGGGAGCAGCTCTTCTAATTGTGCTTGTTCTCCTTGTAGCAGACTGTCCAGAAGCTGAGGCACAAGCTTGCAGGCCTAGTGGTAAAATTAGGGGCAAAAAACCTCCTCCCGGAGAGTGCAACAAGGACAACGACTCTGACTGTTGTGTGGAGGGAAAGCTCTACACAACTTACAAATGTTCGCCTAAAGTGTCTGGTAGTACCAAGTCTGTTCTTACTCTGAACGGTTTCCAGAAAGGACAAGATGGCGGTTCCCCATCTGAATGCGATAACAAGTACCACTCTGATGATACACCAGTCGTGGCATTGTCAACTGGGTGGTACAATAGAGGGAGCAGGTGCCTCCAAAACATCACCATAACTGCCAATGGCCGGAGTGTGGATGCTATGGTTGTCGATGAGTGTGACTCCACCATGGGGTGCGATGAAGATCATGACTATCAGCCCCCGTGTGATAACAACATTGTCGATGCCTCAAGAGCTGTGTGGGAAGCATTGGGCATTCCTCACGACAACTGGGGCGAGTTGGACATTACCTGGTCTGATGCTTAA